A stretch of DNA from Pongo abelii isolate AG06213 chromosome 10, NHGRI_mPonAbe1-v2.0_pri, whole genome shotgun sequence:
gaaaaggagttaAGAATAACTccaggggccgggcacagtggttcatgcctgtaatcccagtactttgggaagccaaggtgggtggatcacgaggtcaggagttcaagatcagcctggccaagatggtgaaaccccgtctctactaaaaatacaaaaaaaattagccaggtgtggtggtgggcgcctgtaatcccagctactcgggaggctgaggcagagaattgcttaaacccaggaggcagaggatgcagtgagctgagatcgccccactgcactccagcccgggcgacagagcaaaactctgtctcaaaaaaaaaaaaaagaaaagaaaaaaaataactccaGGGCCAGATAtgctggcttacacctgtaatcccagcactttgggaagccgaggcaggaggatcacttgagcctgggagtttgagaccagcttgggcaacacagggagaccccatctctacaaataataaaaatattacccagggctggacacagtggctcacaccagcaatcccagaactttgggaggccgaggtgggtggagacctcgtctctacaaaaaataaaaaataaaaataaaaaggactctGAACTTTTGGACCTAAGTAATGGGAAAAATGGAGATTCGAAGGGAAAAATCCAGATTAGTCTTTTCATCAAATTGAGCTGGAataactggatattcatatagAAAAAAACAGCCTTCATACTTACCTCAtgccatacataaaaattaactcaaaataaatcaaactCTTACACATAAAAGCTAAACTCTAAAATCTCTAGAAGAAAATAGGggtggccgggcacaatggctcactcacgcctgtaatcccagcactttgggaggccaaacaaggtgggaggatcgcctgagttagtgaccagcctgggccaaataGTAAgaacccatctcttaaaaattttttttttaattagctgggtgtggtggcgcatgcctgtagtcccagctactcaggaacctgaggtaggaggatcgcttgagcccaggaggtcaaggctgcagtgaactaggatcacgccactgcaccccagcctgaacgacagagtgagaccctgtctctaaaaaataagtaaataaggtcgggcacgatggctcatgcctgtaatcccagcactctgggaggctgaggcgggcagatcacaaggtcaggattttgagaccagcctggccaacatggtgaaacctcatctctactaaagatacaaaaaattgggccgggcatggtggcttatgcctgtaatcccagcactttgggaggccgagacaggtggatcgcctgaggtcaggagttcgagaccagccttaccaatatggtgaaaccctggctctattaaaaatacaaataattagccgggcgtggtggtgtgcgcctgtagtcccagctacttgggaggctgaggcaggagaattgcttgaagcctggaggtggaggttgcagtagctgagattgcgccactgcactccagcctggacaacagagcgagactccgtctcaaaaaaaaaaaaaaaaatacacaaaattagccaggcatggtggcacatgcctgtaatcccagctactcgggaggctgaggcaggagaatcacttgtacccgggaagtggaggttgcagtgagccaagattgtgccattgcactccagcctgggccacagggcaagactctatctcaaaaaaaaaaaaaaaggaactaaaaataataaaatagaaaatctttacAACTTTAGGATGGAGAAAGATTTCTTAAGACTCAAAGagcataaactagaaaaaattaaaaattggactTCAGTaggtttgggggttttttttgttttgtttttttgagacaggattttgccctgttgcccaggccagagtgcaatcttggctcactgcaacctccacctcccgagttcaagcatttctcctgcctcagcctcccaagtaactgggactacaggtgtgtgccaccatgcctggctaatttttgtatttttagtagagacagagttttgccatgttggccatgctgttctcgaactcctgacctcaggtgatctgccggcctcaccctcccaaagtgctggggttacaggtgtgagccactgcacccggcccatattgactttaaaaaagataaaggtTGTTTTTAAAACctgttaaaaaagagagagagagggagggagggagggagggatggagggaggaaggaaaagggaaaggaaaaggaaaggaaagataccatcagagaaacaaaaagataagATACCAactgactgagaaaaaaaattttcttgataTATATATCTGACAGAATCTGAAGGCCAGATCTATATAATGAAGTCTTACAACCCAATAATAAGATAAGCAACCCAATCTAAAGACAGGCaaaagatatgtgtgtgtgtgtgtgtgtgtgtgtgtgtgtgtgtgtgtttgagacagggtttggtcctgttgcccaggctagagtgcagtggcacgatctccgctcactacaacctctgcctcccaggctcaaaccatcctcccatctcagcctcccaagtagctgggactacaggcatgtgccaccacgcctggctaatttttttttttttttttttttttttttttgtatttttggtagagacggagtttcaccatgttgcccaggctgctctcgaactcctgcactcaagcagtcctcccacgtcggcctcctgaagtgctgggattacaggcatgagccaccatgcctggcccaggcaAAAGATTTTAacagatattttataaaaagctgtaatctgggccgggcgtggtggctcacgcctgtaatcccagcactttgggaggccgaggtgggtgggtcacaaggtcaggagatcgagaacatcctggctaacctggtgaaaacccgtctctactaaaaatacaaaaaattagctgggcatggtggcgtgcgcctatagtcccagctacttgggaggctgaggcaggagaatggcgtgaacccaggaggcagagcttgcagtgagccaagattgcagcactgcactccagcctgggtgacagagtgagacggtctcaaaaaaaaaaagctataatatGATATACTGGCTAATAAGCAATGAAAAGATGCCCAGTGTCATTAcacgtcagagaaatgcaaattgaaaccaaatGAGCTAATACCATGTTCCAATTAGAAAGgccaaaattaaaaagactgacaacaccaagtgctggtgaggatgtggaacaactgaaCGTCCATACTGCTGATGGGAAGGTAGAATGGtatagccactctggaaaacaaatTGGCAATTTCTTgtaaaaatgaacagaaactctgccagacaaggtggctcatgcctgtcatcccagcactgtgggaggctgaggtgggcggattcacctgaggtcaggagtttgaaaccagcctggtcaacatggtgaaaccccgtctctactaaaaatacaaaagtttgctgggcatggtggtgggcgcctgtaatcccagctacttgggaggctgaggcaggagaatcgcttgaacctgggaggtggagtttgcagtgagccgagatcgcaccactgcactccagcctgggtgacagagcaagacgccgtctcaaaaaaaaaaataaaaaggccgggtgcagtagctcacgcctgtaatcccagcagtttgggaggccaagatgagtggatcgcctgaggtcaggatcgagaccagcctgaccaatatgacaaaaccccgtctctactaaaaatacaaaaattagccaggcgtggtggcgtgtgcctgtcgtcccagctactcgggaggctgaggcagaagaatcgtttaaacctgggaggcggaggttgcagtgagccaagattgcaccactgcactccagcctgggtgacagagcaagactctgtctcaaaaaaaagaacagaaactcaCCATGTACAACCCAGTAATCCCACTCCAAAGTATTtaccaaaggaaaatgaaaacatgaccaCACAAAGACCTGTATGCGACtattcatagcaactttattcagaAACACCAGAAACTAGCAACAACTCAAATATTCATCCACAGATATATGGagaaacaaattgtggtacatccattTGATGGAATAGTGCTTAGCCATGAAAAGAAATACAGTTCCCATTGACATTAAATAACCAGGAGAGCCAgccacgatggctcatgcctataatcccagcactttgggaggccgaggcgggcggatcacctgaggtcaggagatcaagaccagcctggccaacatggtgaaacctcgcctctactaaaaatacaaaaattagctgggcgtggtggcatgtgcctgtagtcccagctactcgggaggctgaggcaggagaatcgcttgaacccaggaggtggaggttgcagtgagccaagattgcgccatcgcactccagcctgggcaacaagagcgaaactccatctcaaaaaaaaaaaaaagaagaagaaatacatgCGACAACCTGGATGCCTCTCAAACATTGAGATTCTGAGCAAAAGATGCTGGCTGGGTCCAAGTgaaagatgatggtggcttggaaaAGGGAACAGCTTTGAAAAACTGTACAAGATGGTCACAGGTTAGAAGTGGGAGGTGAAGGGATGGGAGGAATCGATGCAGTGGCCAGGTTCCTGGTCTGGACATCTCAGCAACTTGAGCAGGGGGACAGGACCAAGACTCAGAGAAAAGAGTATAAGTTTGGTTTTAAACATGCGGAGAGACTCATTACATGTGAAACAGCCAACATCACCTCTTCTAGGAAGGCCTCCTTGACTACCTGCTCTATGGCCACCCCCATCATTGCCAACCCttgctgatttcattttctccacAGCTCTCATCACCGCCTGAGAAGTTTCTTGTCTATTTATCTGTTCGGTGTCCATGAACACAGGAATCTTTATCTTCTTGCCCACCACCAGATCTCCAACACCTGTCTCTatacctagcacacagtaggtgctcagtaaatgcttgtgGGATGAATGGAGCACCACCTCTGGGATGTAATCTCCGTGAAAGCTGAGGCTTTTGTTTTAGCACTGCCATGTTCCCAGCACGTGGCACACAGCAGGTCTTCGCTAAGTGCTTGTTAGACGAAGAGAGTACCCACAAAAAGACAGTCCCGCCTTCTCATGGGAAGGCAggctcccagcccagccctggctaTGGATGTTTTAGCAGGGTAGGGTTTCCCGCTGAGCTTCCCACACCCTGTCCCCTTCCCCAAGGCCTCTTATCCACTTCCACCATGCTGTCAGCAAACTCAGATCCCATACTTTGTGTGTGCCTCACATTTCACAGATCTGCCCTGGCTCAATGCGTTGTTGGTCACAGTCAGAAGCAGGTCCCTGAGCCTTTGACCCACGGCATGGGGAAATGAATGCCTGGTCAGGTCAGGGACTCTTGGTTGTGTGATCCTGGGGAAGCCCCTCCCTGCTCTGGGCTTCACTCTTCAGGGGAGACAGGGCTTATGGACCTTGGAGAATAGATGTGTGGTGCCcccagagagacacacacacacacacacatacacatacacacacacacacacacagttccaTGGAAGGCATTTTGcccattccctctgcctgggcaATCAGAGCGGTCTGTGCCCCTGGCTATGATGAGGGGTTCAAGGATAGACATGTGACCCATGCCTGGCCAGCCAGGCTCAGACCTGAGACCCTGTTAAGTGGGAGGAGCAACACCTGCCCCGATGGGACAGAGCCTGCCTGATAGTGAAGCCAGTGCAGAGGGAAGATGTGGAGGGAGAAGGCTACCTAGGCAGCATCAGTGGAGCCCCTGGATTCTGGGCCAACACTAACGCTGGCATCATTCCCAGGGCAGAAGGGCAAGGTGGAGTATCCCCAAGTCTAGATGTTCACCAGGAAAGGAAAATGCCAGGCATATGGACATATGGGCCTTGATATGGGGGAAATTCCAGGGGGCCTGCGAATCTTGGTTCTCAGAGCCCCTCATGCTGGAGTCAAAGGTTGTCCTGGGTGAAGGAGGCAGACATCAGAGAGCATgaacctggctttttttttttttggtgggggggaggTGCAGGGGgttccttttattcattttttttaattgaggtaaaattcacaaaacaaaaagttaaccATTTTAAACTGAATAatttagggccgggcatggtggctcatgcctgtaattctaacactttgggaggccaaggcgggaggatcactttgagcccaggagctagagaccagcctgggcaatacaatgAGATCCCATgtctccaaaatttttttttaattagggtcTCATTGAATATGGCCACTGCTTTTAGGGTTCCTATGAATCTCTTCACAATCCGAGCCAGGCCTGCATGCCAGCAACCGTTTTCTAAGGGACCTGCATTTAGTGTTGATCTTGGTTCCACCAACTCTTGTGTGGGTATTGTCCAGCACAAAAAGGTAAAGTTAATTGTCAATGATTGGGGAAACTGAACCACTCCAAGCTATGTCACCTTTACGGCTACTGAACGATTGATTGGTGCTGCCACAAAGAATCAAGTTGCAATGAACCCCAACAACACAGTTTTTGATGGCCAATGTCTTATTGGATGCGGATTTGATCATACTGTTGTCTGGTCTGATAAGAAGCACTGGCCCTTCATGGTGGTGAGTGATGCTGGCAGGCCCAAGGTCCAAGGAGAGaacaagggaaaaacaaaaagcttcaggtcaggtgtggtggctcacacctgtaatcccagcactttgagagactgaggtgggtggattgcttgagcccaggagttcgaaaccagcctgggcaacatggtgaaaccctgtctgtactaaaaatacaaaaattagccaggtgtggtggcatgtgcctctagtcccagctactcaggaggctgaggcaggaggatcgcttgaacccgggaagtcaaggctgcagtgagcactccaacctgggcactCCAACTACTGGGcaactactgcactccaacctgggcaacagaatgagaccctgcctcaaaacaaaaaacttctatCCAGAGATGTTCCCTATGGTTGTGACAAAGATGAAGGAAATTGCAGAAGCCTACCTTGGGAAGACTGTTACCAATGCTGTGCTCACAGTGCCAGCCTACTTTAATGACTCAGCATCAGGCTACCAAAAAGATGCTAGAACTATTGCTGGTCTCAATGGACTTAGAATTATCAATGAGCCAACTGCTGCTGCTATTGCTTATGCCTTAAACCAAAAGGTTGGAGCTGAAAGAAATGTGCTGATCTTTGACCTGGGAGgtagcactttttaaaattttatttatttattttattttattttattttattttattttttgagacaaggtctcattctgtcacacaggctggagtgcagtggcacgatcttggcctaCTACAACATTgctctcctgagctcaagcgatcctcccacctcagcctcccaaatagctgggactacaggtgtttgccaccatgcccaactaatttttgtttatttttcgtaaagatgaggtctcactatgttgcccaggctggtctcaacctcctgggatcaagagagcctcccaccttggcctcctaagtagcaggactataggcgtgcgggAGGTGGCACTTTTGATGTGTCAGTCCTCACTATTGAGGATGAAATTTTTGAAGTCAAATCTACTGCTGGAGAAGGTGGAGAAGACTTTGCAACCAAATGGACAGCCGTTGCATTGCTGAACTCAAGTGCAAGCATAAGAAGGACCTCAGTGAGAACAGGagagctggccgggcatggtggctcatgcctataatcccagtactttgggacgccaaggtggatggatcattgaggtcaggaattcaagaccagcctggccaacatggggaaaccccatctctactaaaaatacaaaagttagctgggtgtggctgggcacggtggcttatgcctgtaatcccagcacgttgggaggctgagacaggcagatcacaaagtcaggagattgagaccatcctggctaacacagtgaaaccccgactctactaaaaatacaaaaaattagccgggcatggtggcacgttcctgtagtcccagctagtcgggaagctgaggcagaagaatcgcttgaacccgggaagaggaggtggcagtgagccgagatcacaccactgcactgcaacctggatgatagagcgagactccatctcaaaaaaaaaaaaaaaaattagctgggtgtggtggcaggcacctgaaatcccagctacttgggaggctgaggtaagagaatcacttgaacccaggaggcagaggttgcagtgaaccaagatcgcatcattgcactccagcatgggtgacaggagcaagactctgtctcaaaaaataattttttttccaaaaattagccaggcatagtggtgggcgcctgtgatcccagctattcaggaggctgaggcatgaaaattgcttgaacccagggggcagagattgcattgagcagagatcaggccactgcactccagcctgggtgacagagggagactccgtctcaaaaaaaaaaaaaaagaaaaagaaagagctgcCCCCACACCTTCATGCGGCTTGTGAACATGCAAAGTGTACTCTCTCTTCCAGCACCCAGGCCAGTATTGAGATTGATTCTCTCTAGGCAGGAATTGACATCTATACCTCCATTACCATGCCCGATTTGAAGAATCGAATGCTGAAATGTTCCATAGCATCCTGGACCCCGTAGAAGAAGCCCTTTGAGATGCCAAACTAGACAAGTCACAGATTCATGACATCACCCTGGTTGCTGGTTCGGCTTCTAACTGCAAGATTCAGAGCTTGCCCAAGACTTCTTCAATAGAAAAGAAcggaaggctgggcacggtggctcatgcctgtaatcccaacagtttgggaggctgaggcaggaggatcacttgagcccaggaggctgacactgcagtgggccatgactgtgccactgcactccagcgtgggcaacagtacgagaccctgtctcaaaaaaacaaacaaaactgcatAGGAGCGTTGACACTGATGAAGCTGTTGCTTACGATCCAGCTACCCAGGTAGCCATCTGATCTGGAGACAAACCAGAAAATGTTCAAGACTCATTGCTCCTGGATGtccctcctctttcccttccattgaaACTGCTGGCGGAGTCACGACAGTCCTTGTTAAGCGTAATAGTACCATTCCTACCAAGCAGACACAGACCTTCACTACCTGCTCTGGCAACCGGCCTGCTGTGCTTACTCAGGTTTATGAAGGCGAGCGTGCCGTGAGCAAGGATAACGGCCTGCTTGGCAAGTTTGAACTCACGGGCATACTTCCTGTGACAGTGTTCCTCACACTGAAGTCACTTGACACTGATGCTAGTGACATCCTCAGTGTCTCTGCTGTGGACAAAAGTACaggaagctgggtgtggtggctcacgcctgtaatcctagcatgttgggaggccaaggcaagtggattgcttgagcccaggagtttgagaccatcctgagcaacaatagtgaaaccccatttctacaaaaaaatacaaaaaaattagccgggtgtgatagggtgcacctgtagtctcagctacttgggggtgctgaggcagaaggatcacttgagcccaggaagtcgaagctgcaatgagccgagtttgcaccactacactctagtctgggcaacagagcaatgtctcaaaaaaataaaaaatagaacaggaaaaaagaacaagattactATCACTAATGAATGACAAGGGGCGTTTGAGCAAGGAGGACATTGAGCATATGGTCCAGGAAGATGAGCAGTACAAAGCTGAAGATGAGAAGCAGTGGGTCAAGAATTCATTTGAATCCAATGCATTCAACAGGAAAGCCACTGCTGAAGATGAGAAAAGTCAAGGCAAGATTAATGGTGAGGACAAACAGAAGATTCTTGACAAGTGTAATGAAATTATCAACTGGCTCCATAAGAATCAGatgacagagaaggaagaaattgaTCGTCAGCAGAAAGAGCTGGAGAAAGGCTGTAACCCCATCATTACCAAGCTGGACCCAAGTGCAGGAGGACCGCCAGGAGGCTCACCTGGGGGAGTCCCTGGTAATGGAGCTCCTCCTTCTACTTCCCTACTTCCTCAGggattcagccatagaaaagaatgaaggacTGATACACACCACAATGGGATGAGCCTCAAAACCATGATGCTAAGAGacaaagccagtcacaaagaaaCACGTAGTGTCCCTACTTCCTCAGGGACAACCATTTAAGAGGTTGattaggtcgggcgcggtggctcacccctgtaatcccagcactttgggaggccaaggtgagcagatcacgaggtcaggagatcgagaacatcctggctaacacagtgaaaccctgtctctactaaaaatacaaaaaattagccgggcgtgctggcgggcacctgtaatcccagctactcgggaggctgaggcaggagaacggcatgaacccaggaggcggagcttgcagtgagccgagatggcgccaatgcactccagcctgggcaacagagcgagactccatctcaaaaaaaaaaaaaaaaaagaggttgattAAGCCAACCCCAATATAAAGATCACATGATTCCACATAGCCAAAACACTGAAGAACCCAAATTTGTAACAAATTCTGTGGCAGTTTTAATGCTGAGCTGCTaggggccaggtgtagtggctcacagctgtaatcccagcactttgggaggttgaggcaggtgaatcacttgaggtcaggagttcgagatgagcctggccaacatggtgaaacctgtctctactaa
This window harbors:
- the LOC129049347 gene encoding heat shock cognate 71 kDa protein-like — translated: MNDKGRLSKEDIEHMVQEDEQYKAEDEKQWVKNSFESNAFNRKATAEDEKSQGKINGEDKQKILDKCNEIINWLHKNQMTEKEEIDRQQKELEKGCNPIITKLDPSAGGPPGGSPGGVPGNGAPPSTSLLPQGFSHRKE